The following proteins are co-located in the Bacillota bacterium genome:
- a CDS encoding amidohydrolase, whose translation MSGEDVLAITGGRVVTASGPVYDPGTVLVRQGRIAAVGPADDPALAVPEGARRIDARGRWVTPGFVDAHNHAGLHEEANGPAGSDGNELTDPVTPQLRALDAVNPEDEGLRDALRGGVTTLWLTPGSGNAIGGQGSTFHAFGRTVEEMLLREFSGLKLALGENPKRVYGEQKRMPSTRMGTAFVIREAFVRAREYMEKLERAQDDPERRPPRDLKLEALARVLRGEVPVRNHCHRADDIRTALRLADEFGYRLVIDHGTESHKLADELARRGVPVAWGPATTSRSKVELRDRTLRTPKLLAEAGVRFAIMTDHPVIPVWLLRITAGLAVGEGLDEEAAFRALTVVPAEITGVADRVGSLEPGKLADIVLWDGHPFEVRTRPEQVLIEGRVVWSREG comes from the coding sequence GCCCCGTCTACGACCCGGGCACGGTGCTGGTCCGGCAGGGGCGCATCGCCGCGGTGGGACCGGCCGACGACCCGGCGCTGGCGGTGCCCGAGGGGGCGCGGCGCATCGACGCCCGCGGGCGCTGGGTGACGCCCGGCTTCGTCGACGCCCACAACCACGCCGGTCTTCACGAGGAAGCCAACGGTCCCGCAGGCTCCGACGGCAACGAGCTGACCGACCCCGTGACGCCCCAGCTGCGCGCCCTGGACGCCGTCAACCCGGAGGACGAGGGGCTGCGCGACGCGCTGCGCGGCGGCGTCACCACCCTCTGGCTCACCCCGGGCAGCGGCAACGCCATCGGCGGGCAGGGCTCCACCTTCCACGCCTTCGGCCGCACGGTGGAGGAGATGCTCCTGCGCGAGTTCTCCGGCCTGAAGCTGGCGCTGGGCGAGAACCCGAAGCGGGTCTACGGCGAGCAGAAACGGATGCCCTCGACGCGCATGGGTACCGCCTTCGTCATCCGCGAGGCCTTCGTGCGGGCGCGGGAGTACATGGAGAAACTGGAGCGAGCGCAGGACGACCCCGAGCGGCGGCCTCCGCGCGATCTGAAGCTGGAGGCGCTGGCCCGCGTCCTGCGCGGCGAGGTGCCTGTGCGCAACCACTGCCACCGCGCGGACGACATCCGCACCGCCCTGCGACTGGCCGACGAGTTCGGCTACCGCCTGGTGATCGACCACGGCACCGAGTCGCACAAGCTGGCCGACGAGCTGGCGCGTCGCGGCGTGCCGGTGGCCTGGGGGCCCGCCACCACCTCGCGGAGCAAGGTGGAGCTGCGCGACCGCACCCTGCGCACGCCCAAGCTGCTGGCGGAGGCGGGCGTCCGCTTCGCCATCATGACCGACCACCCGGTCATCCCGGTCTGGCTCCTGCGCATCACCGCCGGGCTGGCGGTGGGCGAGGGGCTGGACGAGGAGGCCGCCTTCCGCGCGCTGACCGTGGTGCCCGCCGAGATCACCGGCGTGGCCGACCGGGTCGGCTCGCTGGAGCCCGGCAAGCTGGCCGACATCGTCCTCTGGGACGGTCATCCCTTCGAGGTGCGCACGCGCCCCGAGCAGGTGCTGATCGAGGGGCGGGTCGTCTGGAGCCGCGAAGGGTGA